The proteins below are encoded in one region of Meleagris gallopavo isolate NT-WF06-2002-E0010 breed Aviagen turkey brand Nicholas breeding stock unplaced genomic scaffold, Turkey_5.1 ChrUn_random_7180001923369, whole genome shotgun sequence:
- the LOC104916592 gene encoding interferon, with protein YGILLLTLLMKALAAAAACNHLRPQDATFSRDSLQLLRDMAPSPPQPCPQHNAPCSFNDTVLDTNNTQQADKTTHDILQHLFKILSGPTTPAHWIDSQRQSLLNQIQRYAQHLEQCLADSHTRSRTRWPRNPHLTINKHFSCLHAFLHDNDYSACAWDHVRLRARAWLLHIHDLV; from the coding sequence TACGGCATCCTGCTGCTCACGCTCCTTATGAAAGCTCtcgccgccgccgccgcctgCAACCACCTTCGCCCCCAGGATGCCACCTTCTCTCGCGacagcctccagctcctccGGGACATGGCTCCCAGCCCACCCCAGCCGTGCCCACAGCACAACGCGCCATGCTCCTTCAATGACACCGTCCTGGACACCAACAACACCCAGCAAGCCGACAAAACCACCCACGACATCCTCCAGCACCTCTTCAAAATACTCAGCGGCCCCACCACTCCAGCACACTGGATCGACAGCCAACGCCAAAGCCTCCTCAACCAGATCCAGCGGTACGCCCAGCACCTCGAGCAATGCTTGGCGGACAGCCACACACGCTCTCGGACACGATGGCCTCGCAACCCTCACCTCACCATCAACAAACACTTCAGCTGCCTCCACGCCTTCCTCCACGACAACGATTACAGCGCCTGCGCCTGGGACCACGTCCGCCTAC